A single window of Leptospira koniambonensis DNA harbors:
- a CDS encoding pyruvate dehydrogenase complex dihydrolipoamide acetyltransferase: protein MAKISEMTQLSPTMSEGVLVKWLKKKGDSVAPGEILAEVETDKAVMEMEAFDAGVILEILAQEGAKLPVGAPVAIIGKAGEDITSLLSEAKSRSSAISTPTTSSSPAPVAPPSPATAPKKTEPVVSSTPEPVEEAPAPKESSISRGLSSSALEGRVKASPLAKRLAEESGIDLSKVRGSGPDGRIVKRDIENGISAFSASGISPFAGEIVQEEKLPISGMRKTIASRLVHSKTHQPHFYLDMEIDADALVHLRENFNSDLKESGEEIKLSINDFIIRASALALLKVPEVNSSWREDHILKHGRVDIGVAVSIEGGLITPYVRNADKRSVLEIGRTVKELASRARERKLKPEEFSDGTFTVSNLGMFGVNRFAAVINEPEAAILAVGNVVSKPVIKNGNIVPGKTLSVCLSCDHRVVDGAVGAGWLEVFRNFLEHPLRLLA, encoded by the coding sequence ATGGCAAAAATTTCCGAAATGACCCAGCTTTCTCCGACAATGTCAGAAGGTGTTTTGGTAAAATGGCTAAAGAAGAAGGGTGACTCAGTTGCTCCTGGAGAAATATTAGCCGAGGTCGAAACTGACAAAGCGGTCATGGAAATGGAAGCATTCGACGCCGGTGTAATTTTGGAAATTTTAGCCCAGGAAGGTGCCAAACTTCCTGTGGGAGCCCCAGTTGCAATTATAGGAAAGGCAGGAGAAGATATTACTTCCCTACTTTCAGAGGCAAAATCCAGATCTTCTGCAATATCTACCCCGACGACCAGTTCTAGTCCGGCTCCTGTGGCCCCGCCTTCTCCGGCGACTGCGCCTAAAAAGACAGAACCTGTAGTATCTTCGACACCTGAACCTGTCGAGGAAGCTCCTGCTCCAAAAGAGAGTTCCATTTCCAGAGGACTTTCTTCTTCTGCACTCGAAGGAAGGGTCAAGGCTTCTCCTTTGGCAAAAAGACTAGCCGAAGAAAGTGGAATTGATCTTTCTAAGGTTCGAGGAAGCGGACCAGACGGAAGAATTGTGAAACGGGATATTGAAAACGGGATCTCTGCATTTTCGGCCAGCGGAATATCTCCATTTGCTGGAGAAATTGTACAAGAAGAGAAACTTCCAATCTCAGGAATGAGAAAAACGATCGCATCTAGACTAGTTCATTCCAAAACCCACCAGCCCCATTTCTATTTGGATATGGAAATTGACGCAGATGCACTCGTTCATTTGAGAGAAAACTTCAATTCTGATCTAAAAGAATCAGGAGAAGAGATCAAACTTAGTATAAATGATTTTATTATAAGAGCTTCTGCGCTTGCGCTTCTAAAAGTACCTGAAGTAAATTCTTCCTGGAGAGAAGATCATATTCTTAAACATGGAAGAGTGGATATTGGTGTCGCAGTTTCTATCGAAGGAGGACTCATTACTCCTTATGTAAGAAACGCAGACAAAAGGTCTGTTTTGGAAATCGGTAGGACGGTAAAAGAGCTTGCTTCCCGTGCAAGGGAACGAAAACTCAAACCGGAAGAGTTTTCAGACGGAACCTTCACTGTTTCCAATTTGGGAATGTTCGGAGTGAATCGTTTTGCAGCGGTAATCAACGAACCTGAGGCTGCAATCCTCGCAGTAGGAAACGTGGTGTCTAAACCGGTAATCAAAAACGGAAATATTGTCCCCGGAAAAACTCTTTCAGTCTGCCTTTCCTGTGATCATAGAGTGGTAGACGGCGCGGTAGGTGCCGGTTGGTTGGAAGTGTTTCGAAATTTTCTGGAACATCCTCTTCGGTTACTTGCCTGA